Proteins encoded in a region of the Variovorax sp. PAMC 28711 genome:
- a CDS encoding response regulator — MKILIADDHRLVIEAVKAKLAELEPGIDFVLAMSVDELLASASDDLDLAVIDLNMPGANGHAHIDEMRKRHPAVPVIVLSGYEDPAIMRTALEHGVLGFIPKAYSPEVMLSAVRLVLAGGVYVPPMMLSALPPGIVAGVPAIEAARSATPSPAHTLDHLRNVLTERQVEVLQLLSQGKPNKLIGRALGISEGTVKIHLAAIFRALNVRNRTEAVVAAQTLSEA; from the coding sequence ATGAAAATTTTGATCGCCGACGACCACCGGCTCGTCATCGAGGCGGTCAAGGCCAAGCTGGCAGAACTCGAGCCCGGCATCGACTTCGTGCTGGCAATGAGCGTCGACGAATTGCTCGCCAGTGCGTCCGACGACCTCGATCTCGCCGTGATCGACCTCAACATGCCCGGCGCGAACGGGCATGCGCACATCGACGAAATGCGCAAGCGCCATCCGGCGGTGCCCGTCATCGTGTTGTCGGGCTACGAAGACCCGGCCATCATGCGTACCGCGCTCGAACACGGCGTGCTCGGCTTCATCCCGAAAGCGTATTCGCCCGAGGTCATGCTCTCGGCCGTGCGACTGGTGCTGGCCGGCGGCGTCTACGTGCCGCCGATGATGCTGTCGGCGCTGCCGCCCGGCATCGTGGCGGGCGTGCCGGCGATCGAAGCGGCGCGCAGCGCGACGCCATCGCCCGCCCACACGCTCGACCACCTGCGCAACGTGCTCACCGAGCGACAGGTCGAAGTGCTGCAACTTCTGTCGCAGGGCAAGCCCAACAAGCTGATCGGGCGCGCGCTCGGCATCAGCGAGGGCACCGTCAAGATCCACCTGGCGGCGATCTTCCGCGCACTCAATGTGCGCAACCGGACCGAAGCGGTCGTGGCCGCACAGACGCTGTCCGAAGCCTGA
- a CDS encoding phosphoglycolate phosphatase, translating into MQHFDLSLFDAAIVDLDGTLVDTVGDFVAALNGMMGDLSLPPVTAEVVKPMVGKGSEHLILSVLGHVLGASERARAEALYDGAWARYQHHYLGINGQHSTVYPGVLEGLQALRARGLRLACLTNKPTDFAKPLLAAKGLDGFFEVVFGGDAFARKKPDPLPLLKTCEHLGITPARTLMIGDSSNDARAARAAGCPVVLVSYGYNHGEPVRGVDADGFVDSLAELGRAL; encoded by the coding sequence ATGCAGCACTTCGACCTTTCTCTTTTTGACGCCGCCATCGTCGATCTCGATGGCACTCTGGTCGACACCGTCGGCGATTTCGTCGCCGCACTCAACGGCATGATGGGCGACTTGTCGCTGCCGCCGGTGACGGCCGAGGTCGTGAAACCGATGGTCGGCAAAGGCTCGGAGCACCTCATTCTTTCGGTGCTGGGCCATGTGCTGGGCGCTTCGGAGCGAGCGCGTGCCGAGGCGCTCTACGACGGTGCCTGGGCGCGCTACCAGCACCACTATCTGGGCATCAACGGCCAGCATTCGACGGTTTATCCGGGCGTGCTCGAGGGTCTGCAGGCCTTGCGCGCGCGTGGCCTGCGCCTGGCGTGTCTCACCAACAAGCCGACCGATTTCGCCAAGCCGCTGCTCGCGGCCAAGGGGCTCGACGGTTTCTTCGAGGTCGTGTTCGGCGGCGATGCGTTCGCGCGCAAAAAGCCCGACCCGCTGCCGCTCCTGAAGACCTGCGAGCACCTGGGCATCACGCCGGCGCGCACGCTGATGATCGGCGACTCCAGCAACGACGCCCGCGCGGCGCGTGCCGCAGGTTGTCCGGTCGTGCTGGTGAGCTACGGCTACAACCACGGCGAGCCAGTGCGCGGCGTCGATGCCGATGGTTTCGTCGACTCGCTGGCGGAGCTTGGCCGGGCCCTCTGA
- the trpE gene encoding anthranilate synthase component I, whose protein sequence is MITELEFKSLSAQGYNRIPLMVEAFADLETPLSLYLKLAHTKDGGKYSFLLESVVGGERFGRYSFIGLPARTFLRASGFGAAARTEVVTDGAVVETAEGNPLDFIEAYQKRFKVALRPGLPRFCGGLAGYFGYDAVRYIEKKLENSCPPDTLGCPDIMLLQCEELAVIDNLSGKLYLIVYADPTRPEAYANAKRRLRELRDQLKYSVAAPQVKQSQAHPAERSFAKADYLAAVERAKELIAGGDFMQVQVGQRISKRYTESPLSLYRALRSMNPSPYMFFYNLGDFHVVAASPEILVRQENMPDGQQKVTIRPLAGTRPRGASLELDKAAEVELINDPKERAEHVMLIDLARNDIGRIAKIGTVKVTEAFAVERYSHVMHIVSNVEGTLKDGMTAIDVLKATFPAGTLTGAPKVHAMELIDQLEPIKRGLYGGACGYISYAGDMDVAITIRTGIIKDQVLHVQAAAGVVADSVPELEWKETEAKARALLRAAELVEEGLE, encoded by the coding sequence GTGATCACCGAACTCGAATTCAAAAGCCTCAGCGCGCAGGGCTACAACCGCATCCCGCTGATGGTCGAGGCCTTCGCCGACCTCGAAACCCCGCTCTCGCTCTACTTGAAGCTCGCGCACACCAAGGACGGCGGCAAGTACAGCTTTTTGCTGGAATCCGTGGTCGGCGGCGAGCGCTTCGGCCGCTACAGCTTCATCGGCCTGCCGGCCCGCACCTTTCTCCGCGCCAGCGGCTTCGGCGCCGCGGCCCGCACCGAAGTCGTGACCGACGGCGCTGTGGTTGAAACGGCCGAAGGCAATCCGCTCGATTTCATCGAGGCGTACCAGAAGCGTTTCAAGGTCGCGCTGCGGCCCGGTCTGCCGCGTTTTTGCGGCGGCCTCGCAGGCTACTTCGGCTACGACGCGGTGCGCTACATCGAGAAGAAGCTCGAGAACAGCTGCCCGCCGGACACGCTCGGCTGCCCGGACATCATGCTGCTGCAGTGCGAGGAACTGGCGGTCATCGACAACCTCTCGGGCAAGCTCTATTTGATCGTCTATGCCGATCCGACGCGGCCCGAGGCGTACGCGAATGCCAAGCGCCGATTGCGCGAGCTGCGCGACCAGCTGAAGTACTCGGTCGCGGCGCCGCAGGTCAAGCAAAGCCAGGCGCATCCGGCCGAGCGCTCGTTCGCCAAGGCCGACTACCTGGCGGCTGTCGAACGCGCCAAGGAACTGATCGCTGGCGGCGACTTCATGCAGGTGCAGGTCGGCCAGCGCATCAGCAAGCGCTACACCGAGTCGCCGCTCTCGCTGTACCGCGCGCTGCGCTCGATGAACCCGTCGCCCTACATGTTCTTCTACAACCTCGGCGATTTCCATGTCGTCGCGGCCTCGCCGGAAATCCTGGTGCGACAGGAGAACATGCCCGACGGCCAGCAGAAGGTGACGATTCGCCCGCTCGCCGGCACGCGGCCCCGCGGTGCGTCGCTCGAACTCGACAAGGCCGCCGAAGTGGAGCTCATCAACGATCCGAAGGAGCGCGCCGAGCACGTGATGCTGATCGACCTGGCGCGCAACGACATCGGCCGCATCGCGAAGATCGGCACCGTGAAGGTGACCGAGGCGTTCGCCGTCGAGCGCTACAGCCATGTGATGCACATCGTGAGCAACGTCGAAGGCACGCTGAAGGACGGCATGACCGCGATCGACGTGCTGAAGGCGACCTTCCCGGCCGGCACGCTCACCGGCGCGCCGAAGGTGCACGCGATGGAGCTCATCGACCAGCTCGAGCCGATCAAGCGCGGCCTCTACGGCGGCGCCTGCGGCTACATCAGTTATGCCGGCGACATGGACGTGGCGATCACCATCCGCACCGGCATCATCAAGGACCAGGTGCTGCACGTGCAGGCTGCAGCCGGCGTGGTGGCCGACTCGGTGCCCGAGCTGGAATGGAAAGAAACCGAAGCCAAGGCGCGCGCGCTGCTGCGGGCGGCCGAACTGGTCGAGGAGGGGCTGGAATGA
- a CDS encoding GxxExxY protein — MSVHESVNDFSHEIIGAAVEVQRVLGTGLVESAYAAALEVELAEREIGFQREVPLSAHYKQRDLGEVYRAGFVIEQSVIVELRAVDVLTDLHRAQVMAALRLSGLKLGLLINFNVFPVVKGVHRIVSKP; from the coding sequence ATGAGTGTTCACGAAAGCGTCAACGACTTCTCGCACGAAATCATCGGTGCGGCGGTCGAAGTGCAGCGCGTGCTGGGCACGGGGCTCGTCGAATCCGCCTACGCCGCGGCGCTCGAAGTGGAACTCGCCGAGCGCGAGATCGGCTTCCAGCGCGAGGTGCCGCTGTCGGCGCACTACAAGCAGCGCGACCTGGGCGAGGTGTATCGCGCGGGTTTCGTGATCGAGCAGTCGGTCATCGTCGAGCTGCGTGCGGTCGACGTGCTGACCGACCTGCACCGCGCCCAGGTCATGGCGGCCTTGCGCCTGTCGGGCCTCAAGCTCGGGCTGCTCATCAACTTCAATGTGTTCCCCGTCGTCAAGGGCGTCCACCGGATCGTGAGCAAGCCATGA
- a CDS encoding anthranilate synthase component II, with translation MKVLMIDNYDSFTFNIVQYLGELGAEVEVVRNDEIDVAQIGERIAAGVTRLVVSPGPCSPAEAGVSVPAIEAFAGQLPILGVCLGHQAIGAAFGGKIVRAQQLMHGKTSEITTTREGVFAGLPERFTVNRYHSLSIDRSSCPKELALTAWTDDGEIMGVRHTGFAHDVRIEGVQFHPESILTEHGHAMLKNFLD, from the coding sequence ATGAAAGTCTTGATGATCGACAACTACGATTCGTTCACTTTCAACATCGTCCAGTACCTGGGCGAGCTGGGCGCCGAGGTCGAGGTGGTGCGCAACGACGAGATCGACGTGGCGCAGATCGGCGAGCGCATCGCGGCCGGCGTCACGCGGCTGGTGGTGTCGCCCGGCCCTTGTTCACCGGCCGAAGCGGGCGTCTCGGTGCCGGCCATCGAGGCCTTCGCGGGCCAGCTGCCGATCCTCGGCGTGTGCCTCGGCCACCAGGCCATCGGCGCGGCCTTCGGCGGCAAGATCGTGCGCGCGCAGCAGCTCATGCACGGCAAGACCAGCGAGATCACGACGACACGCGAAGGGGTGTTCGCCGGCTTGCCGGAACGTTTCACGGTGAACCGCTACCACTCGCTGTCGATCGATCGATCGAGCTGCCCGAAAGAACTGGCGCTGACCGCCTGGACCGACGACGGCGAAATCATGGGCGTTCGCCATACCGGCTTCGCGCACGACGTTCGGATCGAAGGCGTGCAGTTCCACCCCGAATCCATCCTCACCGAGCACGGCCACGCCATGCTCAAGAACTTCCTGGACTGA
- the ltaE gene encoding low-specificity L-threonine aldolase — MTHVDLRSDTVTQPTPAMRAAMAAAPLGDDVFGADPSVNALQEKIAAMLGFEAALFVPTGTQSNLCAILSHCGRGDEYIVGQQQHSYRWEGGGAAVFGSVQPQPLDHAPDGTLPLAQIEAAIKPDDAHFARTRLLALENTLGGKLLPFEYVQAATALATSKGLQRHLDGARLFNAATAQAAKTKGDPRAEARRIAQCFDSVSVCFSKGLGAPIGSALCGSTEFIARAHRIRKMAGGGMRQAGLLAAAASHALDHHIDRLADDHALAQRLAAGLAGIDGLTVEAPHTNIVFVDLTGAAQARSSELLASLNAQGILATGLYRLRFVTHLDVDAAGVDRAVAAIRTFFHS, encoded by the coding sequence ATGACTCATGTCGACCTTCGCAGCGACACCGTGACTCAGCCGACCCCCGCGATGCGCGCGGCGATGGCCGCCGCACCACTCGGCGACGACGTGTTCGGCGCCGACCCGAGCGTCAACGCGCTGCAGGAAAAGATCGCCGCGATGCTCGGCTTCGAGGCCGCGCTGTTCGTGCCCACCGGCACGCAGAGCAATCTCTGCGCGATCCTCTCGCACTGCGGCCGCGGCGACGAATACATCGTCGGCCAGCAGCAGCACAGCTACCGCTGGGAAGGCGGCGGCGCCGCGGTGTTCGGCAGCGTGCAACCGCAACCGCTCGACCACGCGCCCGACGGCACGCTGCCGCTCGCGCAGATCGAAGCGGCCATCAAGCCCGACGACGCGCATTTCGCGCGCACGCGGCTGCTCGCGCTCGAGAACACGCTCGGCGGCAAACTGCTGCCCTTCGAATACGTGCAGGCCGCGACCGCGCTGGCGACCTCGAAAGGGCTGCAGCGACACCTCGACGGCGCGCGGCTTTTCAACGCCGCGACCGCACAGGCCGCGAAGACGAAGGGCGACCCGCGCGCCGAAGCGCGGCGCATCGCGCAGTGCTTCGACAGCGTCTCGGTCTGTTTCAGCAAGGGCCTCGGTGCGCCGATCGGCTCGGCGCTGTGCGGCTCGACCGAATTCATCGCACGTGCCCACCGCATCCGCAAGATGGCGGGCGGCGGCATGCGCCAGGCCGGGCTGCTCGCCGCGGCGGCATCGCATGCACTGGATCACCACATCGACCGGCTCGCCGACGACCACGCGCTGGCGCAGCGACTCGCGGCAGGCCTGGCCGGCATCGACGGGCTCACGGTCGAGGCGCCGCACACGAACATCGTGTTCGTCGACCTGACCGGTGCGGCGCAGGCGCGTTCATCGGAACTGCTCGCCAGTCTGAATGCGCAGGGCATTCTGGCGACGGGGCTTTATCGCCTGCGCTTCGTGACGCACCTCGATGTCGACGCCGCCGGCGTGGACCGCGCTGTGGCCGCGATCCGAACCTTCTTTCACTCTTGA
- the trpD gene encoding anthranilate phosphoribosyltransferase: MITPQEALQRTIEHREVFHDEMLHIVRLIMSGECSPVMMAALITGLRVKKETIGEITAAAQVMREVSTKVPVKDRTHLVDIVGTGGDGSHTFNISTCSMFVAAAGGAKVSKHGGRSVSSKSGSADVLESLGVNINLKPEQIAQCIEDVGIGFMFAPNHHPAMKNVAPVRKELGIKTIFNILGPLTNPAGAPNMLMGVFHADLVGIQVRALQRLGTEHALVVYGRDGMDEISLGAATLVGELKDGEIREYELHPEDFGFAMSSNRALRVETPEQSKAMLMSVLDDQPGPARDIVVLNAGAALYAANVVDSIAAGIERSRAVLDSGAAKAKLVALVKATTEAKAN; the protein is encoded by the coding sequence ATGATCACCCCCCAGGAAGCGCTGCAGCGCACCATCGAACACCGCGAAGTGTTCCACGACGAAATGCTGCACATCGTGCGGCTCATCATGAGCGGAGAGTGCTCGCCCGTGATGATGGCGGCGCTCATCACCGGCTTGCGCGTCAAGAAGGAAACCATCGGCGAGATCACCGCGGCAGCGCAGGTGATGCGCGAGGTGTCGACCAAGGTGCCAGTGAAGGATCGCACGCACCTCGTCGACATCGTCGGCACCGGCGGCGATGGCTCGCACACCTTCAACATCTCGACCTGCTCGATGTTCGTCGCCGCGGCCGGCGGCGCCAAGGTGAGCAAGCATGGCGGCCGCAGCGTATCGAGCAAGTCGGGCAGCGCGGACGTGCTGGAGTCGCTCGGGGTCAACATCAACCTCAAGCCCGAACAGATCGCGCAGTGCATCGAGGACGTGGGCATCGGCTTCATGTTCGCGCCGAACCACCATCCCGCGATGAAGAACGTCGCCCCGGTGCGCAAGGAGCTCGGCATCAAGACGATCTTCAACATCCTCGGCCCGCTGACCAATCCGGCCGGCGCGCCGAACATGTTGATGGGCGTGTTCCATGCCGACCTCGTGGGCATCCAGGTGCGCGCGCTGCAGCGCCTGGGCACCGAGCACGCGCTGGTCGTCTACGGCCGCGATGGCATGGACGAAATTTCGCTCGGCGCGGCCACGCTGGTCGGCGAACTGAAGGACGGCGAGATTCGCGAATACGAACTGCATCCCGAAGACTTCGGCTTCGCGATGTCGAGCAACCGCGCGCTGCGCGTCGAGACGCCGGAGCAGTCGAAGGCGATGCTGATGAGCGTGCTCGACGACCAGCCGGGCCCGGCGCGCGACATCGTCGTGCTCAACGCGGGCGCGGCGCTCTATGCGGCCAACGTGGTCGACTCCATCGCCGCGGGTATCGAGCGTTCGCGCGCGGTGCTGGATTCCGGCGCGGCGAAGGCGAAGCTCGTGGCACTGGTCAAGGCCACCACTGAAGCGAAGGCGAACTGA
- the trpC gene encoding indole-3-glycerol phosphate synthase TrpC — translation MSDILDKIVAVKHHEVAAAKQRTPLEAIRFDAESRVLTRDFEGAMRAKIAAGHAAVIAEVKKASPSKGVIRADFIPADIAQSYAEGDGEISAACLSVLTDKQFFQGGIDYLKQARASCELPVLRKDFMVDAWQVYESRAIGADAILLIAAVLDDAQMKDFEAIAHGLGMAVLVEVHDEAELARALKLKTRLVGVNNRNLRNFEVSIQTTIDLLPKASSDRLLVTESGIATREDVATLRAAGIHAFLVGETFMRAPEPGEALAELFT, via the coding sequence ATGTCCGACATCCTCGACAAGATCGTCGCCGTGAAGCACCACGAAGTGGCGGCCGCGAAGCAGCGCACGCCGCTCGAAGCGATCCGCTTCGATGCCGAGAGCCGTGTGCTCACGCGCGATTTCGAAGGCGCCATGCGCGCCAAGATCGCCGCGGGTCACGCCGCGGTGATCGCCGAGGTCAAGAAGGCGAGCCCAAGCAAAGGCGTGATTCGCGCCGACTTCATTCCGGCCGACATCGCGCAGAGCTATGCCGAAGGCGACGGCGAGATCAGCGCGGCCTGCCTTTCGGTGCTGACCGACAAGCAGTTCTTCCAGGGCGGCATCGACTACCTGAAGCAGGCGCGCGCCTCGTGCGAGCTGCCGGTGCTGCGCAAGGACTTCATGGTCGATGCCTGGCAGGTTTACGAGTCACGTGCGATCGGCGCCGACGCGATCCTGCTGATCGCCGCGGTCCTCGACGACGCGCAGATGAAGGACTTCGAGGCGATCGCGCACGGGCTCGGCATGGCGGTATTGGTGGAGGTGCATGACGAGGCCGAACTCGCGCGCGCACTGAAGCTGAAGACGCGGCTGGTCGGCGTGAACAACCGCAACCTGCGCAACTTCGAGGTGTCGATCCAGACCACGATCGATCTTCTGCCGAAGGCGTCGTCGGACCGCCTGCTGGTCACCGAATCGGGCATCGCGACGCGCGAAGACGTTGCCACCTTGCGGGCTGCGGGCATTCACGCTTTTCTGGTGGGCGAGACCTTCATGCGCGCACCGGAACCCGGCGAGGCGCTCGCCGAACTTTTCACGTGA
- a CDS encoding uracil-DNA glycosylase — protein MSALDQLTAADPVQWPVAAGWKALVDVFFADTVGQKLLGFLEERIADGASIFPPQPLRALELTRPEDVRVVILGQDPYHGRGQAEGLAFSVAPGVKVPPSLRNIFKELQRDLGTPPPPFPLPGGSLVKWATEGVLLLNTCLTVEEAQPASHAGRGWEVLTDAVIRHVASGERPVVFMLWGALAQSKRALIDSTRHNVLMANHPSPLSAMRAPVPFIGCGHFGQARAWREARDDVSSLGR, from the coding sequence GTGAGCGCGCTGGACCAGCTCACGGCGGCCGATCCTGTGCAATGGCCCGTGGCCGCGGGCTGGAAGGCGCTTGTCGATGTTTTCTTCGCCGACACCGTCGGGCAGAAGCTGCTCGGCTTTCTCGAAGAACGCATCGCGGACGGCGCGTCGATCTTTCCCCCGCAGCCCCTGCGTGCGCTCGAACTCACGCGACCCGAAGACGTGCGGGTGGTCATCCTCGGCCAGGACCCGTACCACGGCCGCGGGCAGGCCGAAGGCCTGGCGTTTTCAGTGGCGCCCGGCGTCAAGGTGCCGCCGTCGCTGCGCAACATCTTCAAGGAGCTGCAGCGCGACCTCGGCACGCCGCCACCGCCCTTTCCGCTACCGGGCGGAAGTCTCGTGAAATGGGCGACGGAGGGCGTGTTGCTGCTCAACACGTGCCTCACGGTGGAAGAAGCGCAGCCTGCAAGCCATGCCGGCCGCGGCTGGGAAGTGCTGACCGACGCGGTGATTCGCCACGTCGCGTCCGGTGAGCGGCCGGTGGTCTTCATGCTGTGGGGCGCGCTCGCGCAAAGCAAGCGCGCGTTGATCGATTCGACCCGCCACAACGTGCTGATGGCCAACCATCCGTCGCCGCTGTCCGCGATGCGGGCGCCCGTGCCGTTCATCGGCTGCGGGCACTTCGGTCAGGCGCGTGCCTGGCGGGAGGCGCGTGACGACGTTTCTTCGCTGGGCAGGTAG
- a CDS encoding patatin-like phospholipase family protein, whose protein sequence is MHSLQTPSPVRPPSKRRAVSLALQGGGSHGAFTWGVLDALLEDGRLTFDGISGASAGAVNAVAMAHGLATARAAGGDEAAARAAARKALERVWRRVASLGAPGAMAQRFARLLLGGASGERLRASLGVDTASRWASPYQINPLDINPLRSLLGQEIDFAALSQPGAPRVFVSATQVRTGRAEIFHGERLTLSAVMASACLPTVFQAVTIDGEDYWDGGFSANPALQPLVNGCDSADIVLVQLNPLTHAETPHTPQDITMRMNELAFNASLMSQMRSIAFTNERLADGRLQEGAQYRPMRLHRIDLGSAADTLPASSKLSTDSAQMDRLFESGRLAAAEWLATHFTALGKRSTVDIEGDYLPSEETSSRASRQARA, encoded by the coding sequence ATGCACTCCCTCCAGACGCCCTCCCCCGTCCGTCCGCCGTCAAAGCGACGCGCTGTCAGCCTGGCGCTCCAGGGCGGCGGCTCCCATGGCGCTTTCACCTGGGGCGTCCTCGATGCCCTGCTCGAAGACGGCCGGCTCACCTTCGACGGCATCAGCGGCGCCAGCGCCGGGGCGGTCAACGCCGTGGCCATGGCGCACGGCTTGGCCACGGCCCGTGCGGCCGGCGGGGACGAAGCCGCGGCACGCGCAGCCGCGCGCAAGGCGCTGGAACGCGTGTGGCGCCGCGTGGCCAGCCTGGGCGCGCCGGGCGCGATGGCACAGCGTTTTGCCCGCCTGCTGCTGGGCGGCGCCAGTGGCGAGCGTCTGCGCGCCAGCCTGGGCGTCGACACGGCCAGTCGCTGGGCTTCGCCCTACCAGATCAACCCGCTCGACATCAACCCGCTGCGCTCGCTGCTCGGCCAGGAAATCGACTTTGCGGCGTTGTCCCAACCCGGCGCGCCGCGCGTTTTCGTGTCGGCGACGCAGGTCAGGACCGGCCGTGCCGAGATCTTTCACGGTGAGCGTCTGACGCTGTCTGCCGTGATGGCCTCGGCCTGCCTGCCGACGGTGTTCCAGGCCGTGACCATCGACGGCGAGGACTACTGGGACGGCGGCTTTTCCGCCAACCCCGCCCTCCAACCGCTCGTGAACGGCTGCGACAGCGCCGACATCGTGCTGGTGCAGCTGAACCCGTTGACGCACGCCGAGACCCCGCACACCCCGCAGGACATCACGATGCGCATGAACGAACTCGCCTTCAATGCGAGCCTCATGTCGCAGATGCGCAGCATCGCCTTCACCAACGAGCGTCTCGCCGATGGACGCCTGCAGGAAGGCGCGCAATACCGGCCCATGCGCCTGCACCGCATCGACCTCGGCAGTGCCGCGGACACGCTGCCCGCGTCCAGCAAGCTCTCGACCGACTCGGCGCAGATGGACCGGCTCTTCGAGAGCGGCCGGCTCGCCGCTGCCGAATGGCTGGCGACCCATTTCACCGCGCTCGGCAAGCGCAGCACGGTCGACATCGAAGGCGACTACCTGCCCAGCGAAGAAACGTCGTCACGCGCCTCCCGCCAGGCACGCGCCTGA
- the tuf gene encoding elongation factor Tu translates to MAKGKFTRTKPHVNVGTIGHVDHGKTTLTAAIATVLSAKFGGEAKAYDQIDAAPEEKARGITINTAHVEYETANRHYAHVDCPGHADYVKNMITGAAQMDGAILVCSAADGPMPQTREHILLARQVGVGYIIVFLNKCDMVDDAELLELVEMEVRELLDKYDFPGDDTPIIHGSAKLALEGDKGPLGEEAIMKLADALDTYIPQPERAIDGAFLMPVEDVFSISGRGTVVTGAVERGIIKVGEEIEIVGIAATQKTTCTGVEMFRKLLDQGQAGDNVGVLLRGTKREDVQRGQVLCKPGSIKPHTHFTAEVYVLSKDEGGRHTPFFNNYRPQFYFRTTDVTGAIELPEGKEMVMPGDNVSITVKLINPIAMEEGLRFAIREGGRTVGSGVVAKVLA, encoded by the coding sequence ATGGCAAAAGGCAAGTTCACCCGCACCAAGCCCCACGTCAACGTGGGCACCATCGGCCACGTCGACCACGGCAAGACCACGCTGACGGCTGCGATCGCAACCGTTCTGTCGGCCAAATTCGGCGGCGAAGCCAAGGCGTACGACCAGATCGACGCGGCACCTGAAGAAAAGGCCCGCGGCATCACCATCAACACCGCCCACGTCGAATACGAAACGGCCAACCGCCACTACGCCCACGTCGACTGCCCCGGCCACGCTGACTATGTGAAGAACATGATCACCGGCGCCGCGCAAATGGACGGCGCCATCCTGGTCTGCTCGGCAGCCGACGGCCCGATGCCCCAGACCCGCGAACACATCCTGCTGGCCCGCCAGGTCGGTGTCGGCTACATCATCGTGTTCCTGAACAAGTGCGACATGGTCGACGACGCCGAGCTGCTCGAACTCGTCGAGATGGAAGTGCGCGAGCTCCTCGACAAATACGACTTCCCGGGCGACGACACCCCCATCATCCACGGCTCGGCCAAGCTTGCCCTCGAAGGCGACAAGGGTCCCCTGGGTGAAGAAGCCATCATGAAGCTGGCCGACGCCCTCGACACCTACATTCCCCAGCCAGAACGCGCCATCGACGGTGCCTTCCTGATGCCTGTGGAAGACGTGTTCTCGATCTCCGGTCGCGGCACCGTGGTGACCGGCGCCGTCGAGCGCGGCATCATCAAGGTCGGCGAAGAAATCGAAATCGTCGGTATCGCTGCCACCCAGAAGACCACCTGCACCGGCGTGGAAATGTTCAGGAAGCTGCTCGACCAGGGCCAGGCCGGCGACAACGTCGGCGTGCTGCTGCGCGGCACCAAGCGTGAAGACGTCCAGCGCGGCCAGGTGCTGTGCAAGCCGGGTTCGATCAAGCCGCACACCCACTTCACCGCTGAAGTCTATGTGCTGAGCAAGGACGAAGGCGGCCGTCACACGCCGTTCTTCAACAACTACCGCCCGCAGTTCTACTTCCGCACGACGGACGTGACCGGTGCGATCGAGCTGCCTGAAGGCAAGGAAATGGTCATGCCCGGCGACAACGTCAGCATCACCGTCAAGCTGATCAACCCGATCGCCATGGAAGAAGGCCTGCGCTTCGCCATCCGCGAAGGCGGCCGCACCGTGGGCTCTGGTGTCGTGGCCAAGGTTCTCGCTTAA
- the secE gene encoding preprotein translocase subunit SecE has protein sequence MATTQIETVSTSADKAKLAGAVLLAVGAIVAFYLLARQGSLVQWAALLVGLAAAVGAFASSESGRQLLAFGRDSWREVKKVVWPTRKETMQMTAYVFAFVAVMSVFLWLTDKTLEWVFFDLILGWRK, from the coding sequence ATGGCCACTACTCAAATCGAAACCGTGAGCACGAGCGCCGACAAAGCCAAGTTGGCGGGTGCGGTACTGCTCGCGGTGGGCGCCATCGTGGCGTTCTATCTGCTCGCGCGCCAAGGCTCGCTGGTGCAGTGGGCCGCCCTGCTCGTGGGCCTGGCGGCGGCCGTCGGCGCCTTCGCAAGTTCGGAGAGTGGTCGTCAATTGCTGGCGTTCGGCCGCGATTCGTGGCGCGAAGTCAAGAAAGTCGTCTGGCCAACCCGCAAGGAAACGATGCAGATGACGGCTTACGTGTTTGCCTTCGTGGCAGTCATGTCCGTTTTCCTCTGGCTCACCGACAAGACGCTCGAATGGGTGTTTTTTGACCTCATCTTGGGCTGGAGAAAATAA